One part of the Cytophagia bacterium CHB2 genome encodes these proteins:
- a CDS encoding T9SS type A sorting domain-containing protein — protein sequence MQNAHHIKLKPGRCGATDILLRTLAFLLLPISSMAQLIVHENSARVLRFSIAIPAPHFSQQEVNGEYYDVVAVPGFIVQHHPGLPALPRKSFTILLPPTGIPELSFVAEPAAVFHDKRLSPSFIPTIDREADSVSYAPGTPSAFFGLPPAVRLADTAWWRGFRLGRVEILPCNVSGMALEFYSEVQVTLRYPDSPQSIMSTTAPLDTFEQKTLAPLLNFKVGKHWRASNPAMKKANVNWEIPADPTALKLETKSDGLFYVSFDDLAAAGWNVHVIDPATIQLFHLGEEVALQTYDDGDSLFETGEGLVFFGERKRAPGAFFDDYTDANVYWLVHSKTRGLRMPERRVAARGNHALASYFLETRHFEEDELYYHGDNDAQLFATLAIPGETWVWKMLFGEESFTTDLLLQNVAAEAPACTLRARVRGVTVTPSNPDHHTQFWLNGNFVGEVFFDDNEEVIFEAAFPSSFLREGKNAFELRELADTGAPYDQIYFDWVDIRYWRQYVASDNFLAFRASPNLSTAGAYYQITNLHNSEIELFDRKPLQRLVGFDLRQTAPEQFVVTFQDSARGDRDYFIATPEARQAPAAILSNQPSDWRVSTHAADYILLTAREFLEAAERLASYRRQHDGLRVVVVAVEDVYDEFNYGMPHPEAIRSFLQFAYQHWQRPRPSVVCFFGDASWDAKQNAADSYKRNFVLSFGNPVSDSRLVCFDGEDDFLPEMITGRIPIENLEQAHAVIDKIISAEAAAPAEWNKDFIFLNGGVDSYEQGLFYDQAETLIQRHVSAPPIGGKPVRIYKTTPGRLIGELKPQIVDAIDQGAAMLTFLGHAGSQTWDLMMINADISELRNRGKYPFIASMTCHTARFATPNQTSFGEEFLRASEKGTTAFWGTTGWGFIFQDRVLLDSLFTSISRDSVRVLGLATTLARIRLWEAYGSATNNVNSIDQYTLLGDHATRLSLPLRPDLVLSPTAVQITPESPTEQTPQIQIKILLRNLGLATRDSVRVSLTARNRNTHETLIIAQPTLPPIGFVDSLTVTWLNVAKRGEYLVRVEADAENVIAELDELNNTAERLIYFSPVSATLAAPFTAALLNQDRPTLVVYNPAATSANEQRIQFELDTEASFEGVSKVVSPVLPPGEVLTNWQVPAPLADGIYFWRSRSIENGAASAWQAQWFWLATQSPFAGMRRIGEQLHDGHFENTMPVAAGVTLARDISRALHLQVQAAGHDDGNRCYLIVNFNLVNDDSRGHNLVAINPATQQMLAPPRAFDTFASSAAADSLAAFIENLPPRTIVLAGIQDDGSFRMTERAHRALESIGSQFTRQVALRDSWAIIGAKGMTIGAAAEAHKRAGSGEVAVTSTATPFFARGVYHTPEIGPAENWKQLVWQAEPASHVRLAISGRRNRLIAWETIAADIVGESYPLAGISAGQYPFLKISATLSDDDGLDSPHLAGYSVGFEQTSDLAIASNFISFSADTVQEGDLLTISAKVYNFKLQDAEARGARENVLIRFAHSDANAEHGSRTINLQASSITYNASREFSTAWNSAGYRGLVTMYVEVDPEHNLAEPFEFNNLAAKQILIKTDTQPPRLSVTVDGNVVMSGDYVAPQPHILCQIFDDSVLPIADTSFVSVYLNGQRQAYASAAGNLEFSSTSAGAARAEVVFRPRLDAGLHHIKFEVRDATQNIAADEIEVRVDAELHLREVMNYPNPFANETEFTYYLTQPAQQVTIKIFTLAGRLIATFEYAPANAGFNRFAWNGRDADGDALANGVYFYKVIARADQASDEVVQKIVVMR from the coding sequence ATGCAGAACGCTCACCACATAAAGTTGAAGCCGGGGAGATGCGGTGCAACGGATATTCTCCTGCGCACGCTTGCTTTCTTGCTGCTGCCAATTTCTTCCATGGCGCAACTCATCGTTCACGAAAATTCTGCCCGGGTTTTGCGCTTTTCGATTGCCATCCCCGCACCACATTTTTCGCAACAAGAAGTCAACGGTGAATATTACGATGTTGTTGCTGTGCCCGGATTTATCGTACAACATCACCCCGGCCTGCCGGCATTGCCACGCAAGAGTTTTACTATTCTTCTACCGCCCACCGGAATTCCGGAATTGAGTTTTGTCGCCGAACCCGCTGCAGTTTTTCACGATAAGCGCTTGTCGCCTTCTTTCATTCCTACCATCGACCGCGAAGCTGATTCCGTATCTTATGCTCCCGGCACGCCCAGCGCTTTTTTTGGACTGCCGCCGGCAGTGCGACTGGCGGACACAGCGTGGTGGCGCGGCTTTCGTCTTGGGCGTGTTGAAATATTGCCCTGCAATGTTTCCGGTATGGCGTTGGAGTTTTATAGTGAAGTTCAAGTGACATTGCGCTATCCGGATTCGCCGCAAAGCATAATGTCAACGACAGCGCCGTTGGATACATTTGAACAAAAAACGCTGGCGCCGTTGCTGAATTTCAAAGTGGGCAAGCATTGGCGGGCGAGCAACCCGGCGATGAAAAAAGCAAATGTGAATTGGGAAATTCCCGCGGACCCGACGGCTTTGAAATTGGAGACTAAGTCCGATGGGCTTTTTTATGTTTCATTTGATGATCTTGCAGCCGCCGGCTGGAATGTGCATGTGATTGATCCTGCAACCATACAACTTTTTCATCTTGGCGAGGAAGTCGCTTTGCAGACGTATGACGACGGCGACAGTTTATTTGAAACAGGCGAGGGGCTGGTGTTCTTCGGCGAACGCAAACGCGCGCCCGGCGCATTTTTTGATGATTACACCGATGCCAATGTTTATTGGCTCGTGCACAGCAAAACTCGCGGCCTTCGCATGCCTGAACGCCGCGTCGCCGCCCGCGGCAATCATGCGCTTGCCAGCTATTTCCTGGAAACGCGGCATTTTGAAGAAGACGAGCTTTACTATCATGGCGATAATGATGCGCAACTTTTCGCCACGCTCGCGATTCCGGGCGAAACCTGGGTTTGGAAAATGCTCTTCGGCGAGGAGTCTTTCACAACGGATTTGCTGTTGCAGAATGTGGCCGCGGAAGCGCCGGCGTGTACATTGCGCGCCCGTGTGCGCGGCGTTACGGTCACGCCCTCGAACCCCGATCATCATACGCAATTTTGGTTGAACGGCAATTTCGTGGGAGAGGTATTCTTCGATGATAATGAAGAGGTGATTTTCGAAGCTGCATTCCCCAGCAGCTTTTTGCGCGAAGGCAAGAATGCGTTTGAGTTGCGTGAATTAGCGGATACGGGCGCGCCTTATGATCAAATCTACTTTGATTGGGTTGATATTCGTTATTGGCGGCAATACGTTGCGTCGGACAATTTCCTTGCGTTTCGCGCGTCTCCCAACCTGAGCACGGCGGGCGCATATTATCAAATCACCAACCTGCACAACAGCGAAATCGAGTTGTTCGATCGCAAACCTCTGCAACGCCTTGTTGGTTTTGATTTGAGGCAGACCGCGCCGGAGCAGTTTGTTGTGACATTCCAGGATTCTGCGCGCGGTGATCGTGACTATTTTATTGCAACACCAGAAGCGCGCCAAGCGCCTGCGGCAATCCTGTCGAATCAACCATCTGATTGGAGGGTAAGCACTCACGCAGCAGATTATATTTTGCTGACCGCGCGCGAATTTCTGGAAGCGGCGGAGCGCCTGGCTTCGTATCGCCGCCAACATGACGGTTTGCGCGTTGTGGTTGTTGCTGTCGAAGATGTCTATGACGAATTTAACTATGGCATGCCTCATCCCGAGGCGATACGAAGCTTTTTGCAATTCGCCTATCAACACTGGCAGAGGCCGCGGCCTAGTGTGGTTTGCTTTTTCGGAGATGCCAGTTGGGATGCCAAGCAAAATGCCGCAGACAGTTACAAGCGCAATTTTGTTCTGTCCTTCGGTAATCCCGTAAGCGACAGCCGTCTCGTTTGTTTCGATGGCGAGGATGATTTCCTGCCCGAGATGATTACCGGACGCATTCCCATCGAGAATCTCGAACAGGCGCATGCCGTGATTGATAAAATCATTTCTGCCGAAGCCGCGGCGCCGGCAGAGTGGAACAAAGATTTTATTTTTTTAAACGGCGGCGTTGACAGTTATGAGCAGGGATTGTTTTATGATCAGGCAGAGACGTTGATTCAGCGGCACGTTTCTGCTCCGCCCATTGGCGGAAAGCCGGTACGCATTTACAAAACCACGCCCGGCCGCTTGATCGGCGAGCTTAAGCCACAAATCGTCGATGCAATTGATCAGGGCGCGGCGATGTTGACATTTCTTGGCCACGCCGGCAGCCAAACCTGGGATTTGATGATGATCAATGCCGACATTAGCGAATTGCGCAATCGCGGCAAATACCCTTTCATCGCGAGCATGACCTGCCACACGGCGCGCTTCGCAACGCCCAATCAAACCAGCTTTGGCGAAGAATTTTTGCGCGCTTCCGAAAAAGGCACAACGGCATTTTGGGGAACAACCGGGTGGGGCTTCATCTTCCAAGATCGCGTTTTGCTCGACAGTTTGTTTACCAGCATCAGCCGCGACAGCGTGCGTGTTCTCGGCCTGGCCACGACGCTGGCGCGCATTCGTTTATGGGAAGCCTACGGCAGCGCCACCAACAACGTGAATAGCATCGATCAATACACGCTGCTGGGCGATCACGCAACCCGCTTGTCTCTGCCGTTGCGGCCTGATCTTGTGCTGTCACCAACGGCTGTGCAAATCACGCCGGAATCACCGACTGAACAAACGCCGCAAATCCAAATCAAAATCCTGTTGCGCAATTTGGGTTTGGCAACCCGCGACAGTGTTCGCGTGAGCCTCACCGCGCGCAATCGCAACACCCATGAGACTCTCATCATTGCGCAGCCCACACTGCCGCCCATTGGATTTGTTGACAGCCTCACAGTGACATGGTTGAATGTTGCCAAGCGCGGCGAATATCTCGTGCGCGTGGAAGCCGATGCCGAGAATGTGATCGCTGAACTCGATGAGCTAAACAATACTGCCGAACGCCTGATTTACTTCTCACCGGTCTCTGCTACGCTAGCGGCGCCGTTTACTGCTGCGCTGTTGAATCAGGATCGCCCGACGCTTGTGGTTTATAATCCTGCCGCAACCTCTGCCAATGAGCAGCGCATTCAATTTGAATTGGACACAGAAGCGAGTTTTGAAGGTGTAAGCAAAGTTGTCTCTCCAGTGCTGCCGCCGGGAGAAGTGCTTACCAACTGGCAAGTTCCGGCGCCGCTGGCTGACGGAATATACTTCTGGCGCAGCCGCAGTATTGAGAATGGTGCGGCAAGCGCCTGGCAAGCACAATGGTTTTGGCTGGCAACGCAAAGCCCGTTTGCCGGCATGCGCAGAATCGGCGAGCAGTTGCATGATGGTCATTTTGAAAACACCATGCCTGTTGCTGCAGGCGTGACGCTGGCGCGCGATATATCTCGCGCTCTGCACTTACAAGTGCAGGCTGCCGGACACGATGACGGCAATCGTTGCTATTTGATTGTGAATTTCAACCTTGTCAATGATGACAGCCGGGGCCACAATCTCGTCGCAATTAATCCTGCAACACAGCAAATGCTCGCGCCGCCGCGTGCGTTTGATACATTTGCATCAAGCGCTGCTGCGGATAGCTTGGCAGCATTCATTGAGAATCTGCCGCCGCGTACGATCGTGCTGGCCGGCATTCAAGATGACGGCAGCTTCCGCATGACGGAGCGGGCGCATCGCGCGCTGGAATCCATCGGCAGCCAATTCACGCGCCAGGTTGCTTTGCGTGATTCGTGGGCCATCATCGGTGCGAAGGGCATGACAATTGGCGCTGCGGCAGAGGCGCACAAACGCGCAGGCAGCGGGGAGGTAGCGGTAACCTCGACCGCTACGCCGTTTTTTGCTCGCGGCGTCTATCATACTCCGGAAATCGGGCCTGCCGAAAACTGGAAGCAACTTGTTTGGCAAGCCGAACCAGCCTCGCATGTTCGTTTGGCCATCTCCGGGCGGCGCAACCGTCTCATTGCCTGGGAAACAATCGCCGCAGACATTGTTGGTGAGAGTTATCCGTTGGCCGGCATTTCAGCCGGGCAATATCCTTTTTTGAAGATATCCGCAACGCTGAGTGATGATGACGGACTTGATTCGCCGCATTTGGCCGGGTATAGTGTTGGATTTGAGCAAACAAGTGATCTCGCAATCGCGTCTAATTTCATTTCTTTCTCAGCAGACACGGTGCAGGAAGGCGATTTACTCACCATTTCGGCGAAGGTTTATAATTTCAAGCTGCAAGACGCCGAAGCCAGGGGCGCGCGCGAAAACGTTTTGATCCGTTTTGCTCACAGCGATGCAAATGCAGAGCATGGATCACGCACAATCAATCTGCAAGCCTCCAGCATAACATATAACGCTTCGAGAGAATTTTCCACCGCCTGGAATTCCGCCGGCTATCGCGGCCTTGTGACGATGTATGTAGAGGTTGATCCGGAGCATAATCTGGCGGAGCCGTTTGAGTTCAACAATCTTGCCGCGAAACAGATTCTTATCAAAACGGATACCCAACCGCCGCGCCTTTCTGTAACCGTTGACGGTAATGTTGTCATGTCCGGCGATTATGTTGCGCCGCAGCCGCATATCCTGTGTCAAATTTTTGATGACAGCGTGCTGCCGATTGCCGATACCAGTTTCGTTTCAGTTTATCTCAACGGTCAACGCCAGGCATATGCTTCTGCCGCAGGAAATCTGGAGTTCAGCAGCACAAGCGCCGGCGCTGCGCGGGCTGAAGTCGTGTTCCGGCCGCGGCTCGATGCCGGGTTGCATCATATCAAGTTTGAAGTGCGCGACGCAACACAAAATATTGCGGCAGATGAAATCGAAGTTCGCGTCGATGCCGAGCTGCATCTGCGCGAGGTGATGAATTACCCCAATCCGTTTGCAAATGAGACGGAATTCACTTACTATCTAACGCAACCCGCGCAGCAAGTCACAATCAAGATCTTCACGCTGGCCGGACGTTTGATCGCGACCTTCGAGTATGCGCCGGCGAACGCCGGATTCAATCGTTTTGCATGGAATGGCCGTGACGCCGATGGCGACGCGTTGGCAAACGGCGTTTATTTTTATAAAGTGATTGCGCGCGCGGATCAAGCCAGCGACGAAGTGGTGCAAAAAATAGTTGTGATGCGATAA
- a CDS encoding TIGR03087 family PEP-CTERM/XrtA system glycosyltransferase translates to MKILFLTSRVPYPPLGGDRLRAFHFIKALSQQHRVTLLSFAAGPDEMENLHPIAKHVERFETVMLDPRRSYLNCLAGLFSRKPLQVHYYRSDEMRSLIRAHLARENFDLIFVHLARMADYIHEMNGLPKIMDLTDALSMNYERSAVLQRRNHLSAYNLAQKVESRRIRNYEAQVVDWFDCNLLISPVDRDYLSRFTAANKVQVIGPAVDLSYFHYASGQYDPNTIVFMGKMSTFPNKDAALYFYDEIFPLVVQRFPKMQFNIVGIEPGAEILALRRHPNVTVTGYVPDVRPYLQQAALSICPMRTGAGAKNKVLESLAAGTPVVATSLGVEGIALRPEEDALVADTPHAFADAIARLVENPGMRQQLSRNGRRLIEEKYSWELVLTQLNELVNSFKGRNKF, encoded by the coding sequence ATGAAAATTCTTTTCCTCACCTCTCGTGTACCTTATCCGCCTCTTGGCGGCGATCGTTTGCGCGCGTTTCATTTCATAAAAGCGTTGTCGCAACAGCATCGCGTCACCCTGCTCTCGTTCGCCGCGGGACCGGATGAAATGGAGAATCTGCATCCGATTGCAAAGCATGTCGAACGCTTTGAAACCGTCATGCTTGATCCCCGGCGTTCCTATCTCAATTGTCTCGCCGGATTATTCTCGCGCAAGCCGCTGCAAGTGCATTACTACCGTTCCGACGAGATGCGCAGCCTGATTCGCGCCCATCTGGCGCGGGAGAATTTCGATCTCATCTTCGTGCATCTCGCGCGCATGGCGGATTATATTCATGAAATGAATGGCCTGCCGAAAATCATGGATCTCACCGACGCCTTGAGCATGAATTATGAACGCAGTGCAGTCCTGCAAAGGCGGAATCATCTGAGCGCCTACAACCTTGCGCAAAAAGTGGAAAGCCGGCGCATCCGGAATTACGAAGCGCAAGTCGTCGATTGGTTCGACTGCAATCTGCTCATCTCGCCGGTTGATCGGGATTATCTCAGCCGGTTCACGGCGGCAAACAAAGTGCAAGTTATTGGCCCGGCGGTTGATCTCAGTTATTTTCATTATGCCAGCGGCCAATATGATCCCAACACCATCGTGTTTATGGGCAAAATGAGCACATTTCCCAACAAAGACGCGGCGTTATATTTTTACGATGAAATTTTTCCGCTGGTCGTACAGCGCTTTCCGAAAATGCAATTCAACATTGTTGGCATCGAGCCGGGCGCGGAAATTCTTGCGTTGCGCCGCCATCCCAATGTGACGGTGACCGGCTATGTGCCGGATGTGAGGCCCTACTTGCAACAGGCTGCGCTTTCGATCTGTCCGATGCGCACCGGCGCGGGCGCAAAGAACAAAGTTCTGGAATCGCTGGCTGCCGGCACGCCGGTTGTCGCAACCTCACTCGGTGTTGAAGGCATTGCTTTGCGGCCCGAGGAAGACGCGCTAGTGGCCGACACGCCTCACGCGTTCGCAGACGCGATTGCACGATTAGTTGAAAATCCCGGAATGCGCCAGCAACTCTCCCGCAATGGCCGCCGGCTGATTGAGGAAAAGTATAGCTGGGAATTGGTGCTGACGCAGTTGAACGAGCTGGTGAACTCGTTTAAAGGCCGGAACAAATTCTAA
- a CDS encoding glycosyltransferase family 2 protein — protein MTRLWVIILHWNKYEDTRDCVRLLLQNRIENAQTQLLVIDNGSSQQACNQLRQDFRDKIELLRTDRNLGCAGGNNLGIQHALAQGADLILLLNNDTTMSADFLSNFVNAAERHPEADIFGCKIFYQQRPDRLWFAGGSINAWLGNTSHFGFNQPDNPKFQKEREVSFITGCAMLIRAAVFSKIGLLDESLFLYYEDVDFCQRAQRAGVKLLFTPQAALQHKVGAGVGQNLTPAYLYYQTRNRYRVLQRGRSFAFRGWLLMLHLTVYCGFRMLYVASCGGSDRWRQMQAIWQGCRDSFATGANRHPAVVR, from the coding sequence ATGACACGCCTTTGGGTCATCATTTTACATTGGAATAAATACGAGGACACGCGCGACTGCGTGCGTTTGCTTTTGCAGAACAGGATCGAAAACGCGCAAACACAATTGTTGGTGATTGATAATGGCTCATCTCAGCAGGCTTGTAATCAATTGCGACAGGATTTCCGAGACAAGATAGAATTGCTGCGGACGGACCGCAATCTCGGCTGCGCAGGAGGCAACAATCTTGGTATTCAACATGCCCTCGCGCAGGGCGCGGATTTGATTTTGTTGCTGAACAATGACACCACAATGTCTGCGGATTTTTTGTCAAATTTTGTCAACGCCGCGGAACGGCATCCAGAAGCAGATATTTTCGGCTGCAAAATTTTTTATCAACAACGGCCGGATCGCCTGTGGTTTGCGGGCGGCAGCATTAATGCCTGGCTGGGAAATACCAGTCATTTCGGGTTCAATCAACCCGATAATCCGAAATTTCAAAAGGAGAGAGAAGTAAGTTTCATAACCGGTTGCGCCATGCTGATACGCGCCGCGGTTTTCTCAAAAATTGGATTGCTCGATGAATCACTTTTTTTGTATTATGAAGATGTCGATTTTTGCCAGCGCGCGCAACGTGCGGGAGTGAAGTTGCTGTTTACGCCGCAGGCCGCTCTGCAACACAAAGTCGGCGCAGGCGTAGGCCAGAATTTGACGCCGGCGTACCTTTATTATCAAACGCGCAATCGCTATCGCGTGCTGCAACGCGGGCGCAGCTTCGCATTCCGGGGTTGGCTGCTCATGCTGCATCTGACAGTTTATTGCGGTTTTCGCATGCTGTATGTCGCTAGCTGCGGCGGTTCTGATCGGTGGCGGCAAATGCAAGCAATTTGGCAAGGTTGTCGTGATAGCTTTGCAACCGGGGCGAATCGGCATCCTGCGGTTGTTCGTTAA
- a CDS encoding glycosyltransferase family 4 protein, whose protein sequence is MPNVLIVAYYFPPLGGGGTQRTLKFVRYLPEFGWKPHLLTVRDSHHLMHDDSLLQEVPEDLAITRTPAILPARFFRKALGHRAGMPRSGNTRSRRLLAGVKNLFFTCAFIPDEHVGWLPFAVRAGKRVVQQNKIDVIYSSGPPNTAHVIAQRLSHHTGLPWAADLRDLWDQYPESYNPWNLRWRTKLDDDLEKKVLRQAQQIIVVSDEMRQHLLKKISGLAPESVHVITNGFDPADFEKTLATPRSDRFTLVHSGTLFPWRSIQPFLFVMQRLGAKMPLRLKLLGVIPQADRRAIQDSGLSQHIEVFEYLPYRESLRHLVEADVLLLLIGNLPHAANMLTSKLFDYIGAQRPILALGPPGMARTLIEHENLGFVFAEDDTAAIAATLQNWIAQKANGGIAFDARPHTKYQRQQLTAALAKILAACLSDA, encoded by the coding sequence ATGCCCAATGTCCTAATCGTGGCATACTATTTTCCACCGCTTGGCGGCGGCGGCACGCAACGCACGTTGAAATTCGTGCGTTATTTGCCGGAGTTCGGCTGGAAACCGCATTTGTTGACGGTGCGCGACTCGCATCATCTTATGCATGATGATTCCTTGTTGCAGGAGGTGCCGGAAGATCTTGCGATCACGCGAACGCCCGCAATTTTGCCGGCGCGTTTCTTCCGCAAGGCTTTGGGGCATCGCGCGGGCATGCCGCGCTCGGGGAATACGCGCAGCCGGCGTCTGCTGGCTGGCGTGAAGAATCTCTTCTTCACTTGTGCCTTCATTCCGGACGAGCATGTCGGATGGCTGCCATTTGCGGTGAGAGCCGGAAAGCGCGTTGTGCAGCAAAACAAAATTGATGTCATTTATTCGAGCGGGCCGCCCAACACGGCGCATGTCATTGCGCAACGATTATCGCATCACACGGGTTTGCCCTGGGCGGCTGATCTGCGTGATTTGTGGGATCAATATCCTGAAAGCTACAACCCTTGGAATTTACGCTGGCGCACAAAACTCGATGATGATCTCGAAAAAAAAGTGCTGCGGCAGGCGCAACAAATTATCGTTGTATCGGATGAAATGCGCCAACATCTGCTAAAAAAGATATCCGGGCTTGCGCCGGAGAGCGTCCATGTCATCACCAATGGTTTTGATCCTGCGGATTTTGAGAAAACCCTGGCCACGCCGCGCTCCGATCGCTTCACTCTCGTTCACAGCGGAACGTTGTTTCCGTGGCGCAGCATTCAACCTTTTCTTTTTGTGATGCAACGGCTCGGGGCGAAAATGCCGTTGCGGTTGAAGCTTCTCGGCGTCATTCCGCAGGCCGATCGCCGCGCCATTCAAGACAGCGGCTTGTCACAGCACATCGAGGTGTTCGAGTATTTGCCTTATCGCGAATCGTTGCGCCATCTCGTCGAAGCCGATGTTTTGCTTTTGCTCATCGGTAATCTGCCGCATGCCGCAAACATGCTCACCAGCAAGCTGTTTGATTATATCGGCGCGCAACGGCCCATTCTTGCGCTCGGCCCGCCCGGCATGGCCAGAACACTGATCGAGCATGAGAACCTGGGATTCGTTTTCGCCGAGGACGATACAGCAGCCATAGCCGCAACGCTGCAAAATTGGATAGCACAGAAAGCCAACGGCGGGATCGCATTCGACGCGAGGCCGCATACCAAATATCAGCGCCAGCAGTTGACTGCAGCGTTGGCTAAAATTCTTGCCGCCTGCTTGTCCGATGCGTGA